A DNA window from Purpureocillium takamizusanense chromosome 9, complete sequence contains the following coding sequences:
- the taf2 gene encoding Transcription initiation factor TFIID subunit 2 (BUSCO:EOG09260289~COG:K~EggNog:ENOG503NWBS), which produces MGDAGGERHPLLDADDGLPPISDGPVYEYFIVKQEVNLDVNFRDRRIDGTADIYVVTFSEKVEEVVIDAAHCEIDTENITVTEIRESQGEAVEGQQRKAATDYVDPYKRLSHPEHWNWRAEHHDLRRMRAREIFHTRKSDVAAETRELVGCTPVYGSLKVSLRGKGEQERPRLIIRKSMSNLDGTERVHKQFKIHVPFYNKDPRDGLHFVGVDQLDSRFTHMYTRHSIQPGTASCMFPCVDDHGARCDWRISLKFPKTLGDALQQALLTQRDTAVNGAHDKAHVGGEDLKLAEEDKLREMTAVCSGFLMEESVDPKDDRKKIMVFEPEKKVSVQKLGFAIGPFEHIDLSSEFRSEENEVKLGMSALKIHAYCLPGRGDWVRHTAAPLTNAADFYTYTFAKYPFENFKICFLDDMDSDTVALHSLAFVSNRLLFPDDIMDTEVDVTRTIVFTLAYQWIGINMIPNTRNDLWLVLGVAHYMTELFMKKICGNNEHRFRMKTLSDKLIEIDVGRPSLWDLGPVLHLNEAEMDFMAMKATVVFFILDKRMLKASSGFGLTRTLQKFLTKAQVESSDKSTILDTEKFRFTCQKGSKYSLETFWNQWVYSAGCPRFDVKAKFNKKRLCVELTLSQIQYQVAKQPQLDKDDFLRIIKETRSGIKNGEMQPLFTGPMTIRIHEADGTPYDHMVEIREDGSRTTKFEIPYNTKYKRLKRTRRLKEKNTGANADAAENADDALLYCLGDVLQSADDQRDWELIDWDPETERKMDQESYEWIRIDADFEWACSMKHTLEPYMYVSQLQQDRDVVAQQDAILYLARGPLHPIASGFLVRTLVDRRYFHGIRTMAAEALPRQANIKDIPMLGLRQLMRAFREMFCFEQTNQPYPNDFSDKKQYNVRCAIIKAIAQVRDYTHRCPLEARRFILDQLRYNNNEGNPFSDHFYIAMLVKALATSLIPSQQDDWITRQNKAPSDEERQFLEEALEQIERILRRDEWTNSYQNVWTIAGLDAKQRLMKAEVIPKHYPDFAQYLLDGTLDLIRVKAFDALVDLGALMDPSFFTFFLYCLTTDRSPYVRKMLIQSMARGLAAIAFGEHSRVVKDEPAADDADPLLLIQDSAEEVEARKQMFARRENIEAALKALRKEMEETYAKDDRHFSTAMRKALDHPALGREEVESLLDLAAMMFEEARSWILTLTLPKAWRVERPAQKFSDRLLMHFKSYYRTKPKGAITPPPAAPSPAPEVKKAAPLARTSSIKIHTKAATPHRPSVSLPQATEATPGALGTNGVGAAAGSGDASSIPSAKRARVDKESSGSPAPKRPKTESQPSSFDGEKPWKKRRMITLKTGDPSRLAVLLGQQPSAPANGRTALPTKAPKESSPASSKDSITAKPARKPLPSGGDGTRRPLPNGSGSAMSPPSTQSTPKVSLNTNVSSASSSKAGSPPTATPVSAKPKIKIIRKPSAPQAQPSPRPES; this is translated from the exons ATGGGTGACGCCGGCGGTGAGCGGCATCCGCTGctcgatgccgacgatggcctccCCCCCATCAGCGACGGTCCCGTCTACGAGTACTTTATCGTTAAGCAGGAGGTGAATCTGGACGTCAACTTTCGCGACCGCCGCATCGATGGCACCGCGGATATTTACGTCGTCACTTTCAGTGAAAAGGTCGAAGAGGTGgtcatcgacgccgcgcatTGCGAGATCGACACGGAAAACATCACCGTCACCGAGATTCGCGAGTCACAAGGCGAGGCGGTtgagggccagcagcgcaaggccgccacGGATTACGTCGACCCGTACAAGAGGCTCTCGCACCCAGAGCACTGGAACTGGAGGGCCGAGCACCACGACCTGCGCCGCATGCGCGCCCGCGAAATCTTCCACACCCGCAAGTCggacgttgccgccgagaCTAGAGAGCTCGTGGGGTGCACGCCGGTGTACGGGTCGCTCAAGGTGTCACTCCGGGGCAAGGGCGAGCAAGAGCGGCCGAGACTCATAATTCGCAAGTCCATGTCGAACCTGGACGGAACGGAGAGGGTCCACAAGCAATTCAAGATCCATGTGCCCTTCTACAACAAGGATCCCCGCGACGGCTTGCACTTTGTTGGCGTTGACCAACTCGACAGCCGCTTCACACACATGTATACGAGGCACTCGATCCAGCCAGGGACGGCCTCGTGCATGTTCCCCTGCGTCGACGACCATGGCGCACGTTGCGACTGGCGGATATCGCTCAAATTTCCAAAAacgctcggcgacgccctccAGCAGGCGCTGCTCACGCAAAGGGATACGGCGGTGAATGGCGCGCATGACAAGgcgcacgtcggcggcgaggacctcAAGCTAGCCGAAGAGGACAAACTGCGAGAGATGACGGCGGTGTGCTCCGGCTTCCTTATGGAGGAGTCTGTGGACCCAAAGGACGACCGGAAGAAGATCATGGTCTTCGAGCCGGAGAAGAAAGTGTCGGTGCAGAAGCTCGGCTTCGCCATCGGCCCCTTTGAGCACATCGACTTGTCTTCAGAGTTTCGAAGCGAGGAAAACGAAGTCAAGTTGGGCATGAGCGCGCTGAAGATCCATGCCTACTGCCTGCCGggccgcggcgactgggTACGGCACACGGCTGCGCCCCTTACGAATGCTGCCGATTTCTACACTTACACCTTTGCAAAATACCCATTTGAAAACTTCAAGATTTGTTTCTTAGACGACATGGACTCGGACACGGTGGCGCTGCACTCGCTGGCGTTTGTCAGCAATCGGCTGCTCTTCCCAGACGACATCATGGACACCGAAGTCGACGTAACGCGGACCATTGTCTTCACGTTGGCGTATCAGTGGATCGGCATCAACATGATTCCAAACACGCGCAACGACCTCtggctcgtcctcggagtCGCGCACTATATGACGGAGCTCTTCATGAAGAAGATTTGCGGCAACAACGAGCATAGGTTCCGGATGAAGACCCTATCGGACAAGCTGATAGAGATTGACGTTGGCCGCCCCTCGCTGTGGGATCTCGGGCCTGTCTTGCACCTGAACGAGGCGGAGATGGATTTCATGGCGATGAAGGCCACggtcgtcttcttcatcctgGACAAGCGCATGCTCAAGGCGTCGAGCGGATTCGGCCTCACGAGAACGCTGCAAAAGTTTCTCACCAAGGCGCAGGTCGAGAGCAGCGACAAATCCACGATCCTCGACACGGAAAAATTCAGGTTCACGTGCCAGAAAGGATCCAAGTACAGCCTGGAAACGTTTTGGAACCAATGGGTCTACTCTGCGGGATGCCCTCGCTTCGACGTCAAAGCCAAATTCAACAAGAAGCGCCTCTGTGTAGAGCTCACCTTGAGCCAGATCCAGTATCAGGTCGCgaagcagccgcagctcgacaaggacgaTTTCCTGCGCATCATCAAGGAAACCAGGAGCGGCATCAAGAATGGAGAAATGCAGCCGCTGTTCACGGGGCCCATGACGATCCGCATCCACGAGGCGGACGGTACGCCGTACGATCACATGGTCGAGATTCGCGAAGACGGCTCTCGCACGACCAAGTTTGAGATCCCTTACAACACAAAATACAAGCGACTGAAGCGAACGCGGCGACTGAAGGAGAAGAACACGGGTGCCAACGCAGACGCTGCCGAgaacgccgacgacgcgctaCTCTACTGTCTGGGCGACGTGCTCCAGAGTGCGGACGACCAACGGGACTGGGAACTTATAGATTGGGACCCCGAGACCGAACGCAAGATGGACCAGGAGTCGTACGAGTGGATAcgcatcgacgccgactTTGAGTGGGCATGCAGCATGAAGCACACGCTCGAGCCTTACATGTACGTgtcgcagctgcagcaggaccGGGATGTGGTGGCCCAACAGGATGCAATCCTGTACTTGGCTCGAGGACCGCTGCACCCAATCGCCTCTGGCTTTCTTGTACGCACGCTCGTTGATCGGCGCTACTTTCACGGCATCCGCACGATGGCTGCTGAGGCCCTACCCCGCCAAGCCAACATCAAAGACATCCCCATGTTGGGTTTGCGTCAGCTCATGAGGGCCTTCCGCGAGATGTTTTGCTTCGAGCAGACGAACCAGCCGTACCCAAACGATTTTTCGGACAAGAAGCAGTACAATGTTCGCTGCGCCatcatcaaggccatcgcgCAGGTGAGGGATTATACTCATCGATGCCCgctggaggcgaggcgcttcaTTCTTGACCAACTGCGctacaacaacaacgaaGGGAATCCATTTTCCGACCACTTTTACATTGCCATGCTTGTGAAGGCTCTGGCGACATCGCTCATACCATCGCAGCAGGACGACTGGATCACGCGCCAGAATAAGGCTCCGAGCGATGAGGAACGCCAGTTCCTGGAGGAAGCCCTGGAGCAGATTGAGCGAATTCTGCGACGCGATGAGTGGACCAACTCATACCAGAATGTCTGGACCATCGCAGGCCTGGACGCGAAGCAGCGTCTGATGAAGGCAGAAGTGATCCCCAAACACTACCCTGACTTTGCCCAGTATCTGCTGGACGGGACCTTGGACCTTATCCGCGTCAAGGCTTTCGACGCTCTGGTAGACCTCGGGGCTTTGATGGACCCTTCCTTTTTCACATTCTTTCTCTACTGTCTGACGACGGACCGGTCGCCGTATGTCCGGAAGATGCTCATTCAGTCCATGGCGCGTGGCCTTGCGGCAATTGCATTTGGAGAGCATTCGCGGGTCGTTAAGGACGAACCCGCTgcggacgacgccgaccccCTGTTGCTGATTCAAGACAGCGCagaggaggtcgaggcgcgaAAGCAAATGTTTGCACGCAGGGAGAATATCGAAGCGGCGCTCAAGGCGCTCAGAAAGGAAATGGAGGAGACGTACGCCAAAGATGATAGGCACTTCAGCACGGCCATGCGTAAGGCGTTGGATCATCCTGCTCTTGGTCGTGAGGAGGTAGAAAGCCTGCTGGacctggcggcgatgatgttCGAGGAGGCCCGCAGCTGGATTCTGACCTTGACTTTGCCTAAGGCTTGGAGGGTCGAGCGACCGGCTCAGAAGTTTTCTGATCGG TTGCTCATGCACTTCAAGTCTTATTACAGGACCAAGCCAAAGGGCGCTatcacgccgccgccagcagcaccgtctCCGGCCCCCGAGGTGAAGAaagcggcgccgctggccagAACATCGTCGATTAAGATCCACACCAAGGCCGCGACACCGCATCGGCCCTCCGTATCACTGCCCCAGGCCACCGAGGCGACCCCCGGCGCACTCGGGACTAATGGcgtaggcgccgccgccggatcAGGCGATGCTTCCAGCATTCCTTCGGCCAAGCGAGCCCGGGTGGATAAGGAGAGCAGCGGCTCCCCCGCGCCGAAGCGCCCCAAGACTGAGTCGCAGCCATCCAGCTTTGACGGCGAGAAGCCATGGAAGAAGAGGCGCATGATCACCCTTAAGACGGGGGATCCCAGCCGGCTCGCTGTTCTTTTGGGCCAACAACCGAGCGCACCGGCTAATGGCAGGACGGCCTTACCAACCAAGGCGCCAAAGGAATCTTCTCCGGCGAGTTCCAAAGACAGCATCACGGCCAAGCCAGCTAGGAAACCTCTTCCttcgggcggcgacggcactAGACGTCCTCTACCCAACGGAAGCGGCTCGGcaatgtcgccgccgtcgacacaGTCAACGCCCAAGGTCTCGCTCAACACGAATGTTAGCTCAGCCTCGTCTTCGAAGGCCGGCAGCCCTCCCACAGCCACGCCCGTCAGTGCCAAGCCCAAAATCAAGATCATCCGGAAACCTTCCGCTCCTCAGGCCCAACCGAGCCCACGGCCGGAGTCTTAG